The following proteins come from a genomic window of Takifugu rubripes chromosome 11, fTakRub1.2, whole genome shotgun sequence:
- the postnb gene encoding periostin, osteoblast specific factor b: MKLFFIAAFALFVLSMFDKADSSAYDKIVAHSRIRARKEGPNVCALQQVMGTKKYFSTCRNWYNKSICGRKATVLYECCPGYMKLEGMHGCPAVAPIDDVYGTLGVVKATSTQRYSEISKLRPEIEGSGSYTFFAPSNEAWDSLDDTMKNALVSNVNVELYNALHYHMSKRRLLTKDLKNGMTVPSMNLDLDLYINHYPNGVVTVNCARIIHGNQVATNGVVHVIDRVISAVGNTIQDVIENDDELSTLSDVAQSAGVLEKLGQPGQYTLFAPTNKAFEGLGQEVLERLRGDKGALKALVNFHLLDSVQCSEAIMSGTSYETMEGSNVIIGCDGESLTVNGIKMVLKKDIVTTNGVIHLIDKVLMPDSAKQVMELVGDSQSTFRDMVAQLGLSSAMRPKAEYTLLAPHNDAFSDEVMSKDQRLLRILLENHILKNKVVLGELYNGQHLETIGGKLLRVFIYRTAVCIENSCLIRGSKEGINGALHITKTLLKPSEKTIYEILMENGRFKIFLSLMEAAEMTDLLKQEGDFTLFAPSDEAFAGLTQSDLTLLKSDITALRTILLYHFNKGIFIGGGLENGVTNLFKSLQGNNIKVIFANKTMQVNSLQIPESDIMGKNGVIHFVNHILYPGDIPVGSQSLLSLLRKMITNIQIKYISGYKYQEIPLTFLKRTVTRFVQEVPDVTKFTRVVQSKPTFTKLTIEGIEEPSITEITRLVQGPQYSSSAGISTVKVEDRSSSRTSTRTRW, from the exons ATGAAGCTCTTTTTCATAGCTGCTTTCGCACTCTTTGTGCTTTCCATGTTTGACAAGGCCGACTCATCAGCTTATGATAAAATAGTTGCCCACAGTCGCATCAGGGCAAGGAAAGAAGG ACCAAATGTCTGTGCGCTTCAGCAAGTCATGGGAACCAAGAAGTACTTTAGTACCTGTCGTAACTGGTACAATAAGTCCATCTGTGGAAGAAAAGC GACGGTGCTTTATGAATGCTGCCCCGGGTACATGAAGCTGGAGGGCATGCATGGATGCCCTGCAG TGGCCCCAATCGACGATGTCTACGGCACTCTGGGTGTGGTGAAAGCCACATCAACCCAAAGGTATTCTGAAATTTCCAAGCTAAGGCCGGAGATCGAGGGGTCCGGCTCCTACACTTTCTTTGCCCCATCTAATGAGGCCTGGGACTCTTTAGATGAC ACAATGAAAAATGCACTGGTCAGCAACGTGAACGTGGAGCTCTACAACGCGCTGCATTATCACATGTCCAAAAGACGTCTTTTAACCAAAGATCTGAAGAACGGAATGACGGTCCCTTCGATGAACCTGGACCTTGACCTCTACATCAACCATTACCCCAATGGG GTGGTGACAGTCAACTGTGCCAGGATTATCCACGGCAACCAGGTTGCAACCAATGGAGTCGTGCATGTGATTGACCGTGTTATCAGCGCTGTTGGAAACACGATCCAGGATGTTATCGAAAATGACGATGAACTTTCAACCTTGAGC GATGTGGCTCAAAGTGCTGGCGTCTTGGAGAAGTTGGGTCAACCGGGACAATACACTCTATTCGCCCCCACCAACAAGGCCTTCGAGGGTTTGGGCCAGGAAGTTTTGGAGCGACTTCGGGGCGACAAGGGCGCTCTCAAAG ctctTGTTAATTTCCACCTCCTGGACTCAGTCCAGTGCTCCGAGGCCATCATGAGCGGGACCTCTTACGAGACTATGGAGGGCAGCAATGTTATAATTGGCTGTGATGGCGAAAGCTTAACTGTGAATGGCATCAAGATGGTGCTGAAAAAGGACATTGTCACCACCAATGGAGTCATCCACCTCATTGACAAAGTGCTCATGCCAGACTCAG CTAAGCAAGTGATGGAACTAGTGGGAGATTCCCAGTCGACTTTCCGTGACATGGTGGCTCAGTTGGGCCTTTCTAGTGCAATGAGACCAAAGGCTGAGTATACTTTACTGGCTCCCCACAACGATGCCTTCAGTG ATGAGGTCATGTCCAAGGATCAGAGGCTGCTCAGGATTCTCCTGGAGAACCACATCCTGAAAAATAAAGTTGTCCTGGGAGAGTTGTACAATGGCCAGCATCTGGAGACAATTGGAGGCAAACTTTTGAGGGTCTTCATCTATCGCACA GCTGTGTGCATCGAGAACTCCTGTCTGATCAGGGGCAGTAAAGAGGGAATCAATGGAGCCCTTCACATCACAAAGACTCTGCTGAAACCATCCGAAAAAACCATCTATGAGATTCTGATGGAGAACGGGAGGTTCAA GATCTTTTTGTCCCTGATGGAAGCCGCTGAAATGACTGACCTGCTGAAACAGGAGGGGGATTTCACCCTGTTTGCCCCAAGCGATGAGGCTTTTGCTGGCTTAACACAGAGTGATTTAACCTTGTTGAAGA GTGACATAACTGCCCTCAGAACCATCCTTCTGTATCACTTCAACAAAGGGATTTTCATTGGAGGAGGTTTGGAAAATGGGGTTACAAACCTTTTCAAGTCTCTCCAGGGCAACAACATTAAAGTCATCTTC GCAAACAAGACAATGCAAGTGAATTCTCTTCAAATCCCAGAATCAGATATAATGGGAAAAAATGGTGTCATCCATTTTGTGAACCACATCTTATATCCAGGGG ATATCCCCGTTGGAAGCCAGAGTCTCCTCAGTCTGCTGAGGAAGATGATCACCAACATACAAATCAAG TACATTTCTGGTTACAAATATCAAGAAATTCCGCTTACCTTTTTAA AGAGGACCGTCACTCGGTTCGTCCAGGAAG TTCCTGATGTAACCAAATTCACGAGAGTTGTTCAATCAAAGCCCACTTTCACCAAGTTGACCATCGAAGGGATCGAAGAACCATCCATCACTGAGATCACCAGGCTCGTCCAAG GGCCCCAGTATTCATCCAGTGCTGGTATCTCCACAGTCAAAGTGGAAG ATCGCAGCTCAAGCAGAACTAGTACCCGAACCAG ATGGTAA
- the trpc4b gene encoding short transient receptor potential channel 4b, whose protein sequence is MSQLYYRKSNNSSYRDRIPLRIIRAESELSALERAYLGAVEKGDYSSVKQALEEAEIYFRININCIDPLGRTALLIAIENENLEIIELLLSYNVYVGDALLHAIRKQVVGAVELLLNHKKPRGEKQVLPVLLDRQFSDFTPDITPIILAAHTNNYEIIKLLLQRGVSIPQPHAVHCNCVECVSCSDVDSLRHSRSHLNIYKALASPSLIALSSEDPFLTAFKLSWELKELSTVENEFKSEYEELSRMCKQFAKDLLDQTRSSKELEIILNYRDDINPLMDENTNDLARLKLAIKYSQKEFVAQPNCQQLLASRWYDEFPGWRRRHWAVKLLTCIFIGLIFPLLSIGYLISPKSRYGLFIRKPFIKFICHTASYLTFLFLLFLASQHIASPLPNLQGPPPTTVEWMILPWVLGFIWNEIKQMWDSGFQGYIDDWWNLMDFIMNSLYIATISLKILAYVKYSVQKPRCNWEMWHPTLVAESLFAIANIFSSLRLICLFTANSHLGPLQISLGRMLLDILKFLFIYWLVLLAFANGLNQLYFYYETEGSNNCKGIRCNQQNNAFSTLFETLQSLFWSIFGLISLYVTNVEPEHEFTEFVGSTMFGTYNIISLVVLLNMLIAMMNNSYQHIADHADIEWKFARTKLWMSYFEEGGTLPSPFNIIPSPKSVYYLFAWIKKHLLKRQSVKRLETFETLGRRAAENVRLNHEYQEVLKNLVKRYVAAMIRDGKTERSLTEENFKELKQDISSFRYEVLGMMKSKRRGGVSSKVASSTLAYPGNSFKYSPLLPNDAPMQIPDIDGTTSAPAESTAAHTTTFSQKEVSDSGPTSRKKGQMHRKRQKEVFDFDQLSRQSKTSSQECDEISSPPVQDASASAKEDQEQHQPKKEIEDILQKVESNIREIELFSMQLGQKVESGPQKY, encoded by the exons ATGTCCCAGCTGTACTACAGGAAATCCAACAACTCCTCCTACAGAGATCGCATCCCTTTGCGGATCATTAGGGCTGAATCCGAGCTCTCTGCCCTGGAGAGGGCCTACCTGGGGGCCGTCGAGAAGGGGGACTATTCCAGTGTGAAACAGGCCTTAGAAGAGGCTGAGATCTATTTCAGGATCAACATCAACTGCATCGACCCTCTGGGCCGCACGGCCCTGCTCATCGCCATTGAAAATGAGAACCTGGAGATCattgagctgctgctcagctatAATGTCTACGTGGGAGATGCCCTGTTGCACGCCATCCGGAAACAAGTGGTGGGTGCCGTGGAGCTGCTCCTCAACCACAAGAAGCcaagaggggaaaaacag GTTCTGCCGGTTCTGCTGGATAGACAGTTTTCAGATTTCACCCCAGATATCACCCCGATCATCCTCGCGGCTCACACCAACAACTACGAGATCATcaagctgctcctccagcgaGGCGTCTCCATACCCCAGCCTCACGCCGTGCACTGCAACTGCGTGGAGTGCGTGTCCTGCTCAGACGTGGACAGCCTCCGGCACTCGCGCTCCCACCTCAACATCTACAAGGCCCTCGCCAGCCCGTCGCTCATCGCCCTCTCCAGCGAGGATCCTTTCCTTACGGCTTTTAAGCTGAGctgggagctgaaggagctcagCACGGTGGAGAACGAGTTCAAGTCGGAGTACGAAGAGCTCTCTCGCATGTGTAAACAATTTGCAAAGGACCTCTTGGACCAGACCCGGAGCTCCAAGGAGCTGGAGATTATCCTCAACTACCGCGATGACATCAACCCTCTGATGGATGAGAACACCAACGACCTGGCCCGACTGAAGCTGGCCATCAAATACAGCCAAAAAGAG TTTGTTGCTCAGCCCAACTGTCAGCAACTGTTGGCATCTCGGTGGTACGATGAGTTCCCGGGCTGGAGGAGGCGCCACTGGGCAGTAAAGCTCCTCACATGCATCTTCATCGGCCTTATCTTTCCGCTGCTGTCCATCGGCTACCTGATCTCCCCAAAGAGTCGCTATGGCTTGTTCATCCGTAAGCCCTTCATCAAGTTCATCTGTCACACTGCCTCCTACCTgactttcctcttcctgctcttcttggCCTCACAGCACATAGCCTCTCCCCTGCCCAACTTGCAGGgcccccctcccaccactgtGGAATGGATGATCCTGCCCTGGGTCCTCG GTTTTATTTGGAATGAGATAAAGCAAATGTGGGACAGTGGCTTCCAAGGCTACATAGATGACTGGTGGAACCTAATGGACTTCATCATGAATTCTCTGTATATTGCAACCATTTCTCTGAAGATCCTTGCCTATGTGAAG TACAGTGTGCAGAAACCCAGATGCAACTGGGAAATGTGGCACCCCACCTTGGTGGCAGAGTCTTTGTTTGCCATTGCCAACATCTTTAGCTCGCTGCGGCTCATCTGCCTCTTCACTGCCAATTCACATCTGGGCCCGCTGCAGATCTCACTGGGCCGCATGCTCTTGGACATCCTTAAGTTCCTTTTCATCTACTGGCTGGTGCTGTTAGCCTTTGCCAATGGGCTCAACCAGCTCTACTTTTATTATGAAACCGAGGGGAGTAACAACTGCAAAGGTATTCGGTGTAATCAGCAGAACAATGCCTTCTCAAC GCTCTTTGAGACACTGCAGTCCTTATTTTGGTCCATATTTGGCCTGATTTCCCTCTATGTGACTAATGTGGAACCAGAACATGAATTCACTGAGTTTGTGGGCTCCACCATGTTTGGCACGTATAATATCATCTCCCTTGTCGTGCTTCTGAACATGCTAATTGCAATGATGAACAACTCCTACCAGCATATTGCT GACCATGCGGATATTGAGTGGAAATTTGCAAGAACAAAACTGTGGATGAGCTATTTTGAAGAAGGGGGGACTTTACCGTCACCATTTAATATAATACCCAGTCCAAAATCTGTTTATTACCTTTTTGCATGGATAAAGAAACATTTGCTGAAGAGGCAGAGTGTTAAGAGGCTCGAAACCTTTGAAACTTTAGGG AGACGTGCGGCTGAAAATGTGAGATTAAACCACGAATATCAG gaagTCTTGAAGAACCTTGTAAAGCGATATGTAGCTGCGATGATCCGAGATGGCAAAACTGAGAGAAGCCTGACGGAAGAGAATTTTAAG GAGCTGAAGCAGGACATCTCCAGCTTCCGCTATGAAGTCCTGGGAATGATGAAGAGTAAACGCAGAGGTGGAGTTTCAAGCAAAGTGGCCAGCTCCACCTTGGCTTATCCCGGAAActcatttaaatattcaccGCTATTACCCAATGATGCACCCATGCAGATACCAGACATAGACGGGACCACCTCTGCACCCGCAGAGAGCACAGCCGCTcacaccaccaccttctctcaGAAGGAAGTCAGTGATTCTGGTCCTACGTCCAGGAAGAAAGGACAAATGCACCGGAAACGGCAGAAAGAGGTGTTTGATTTTGACCAGCTCTCGAGACAAAGCAAAACTTCCTCCCAGGAATGTGATGAAATCTCTTCCCCACCGGTGCAGGATGCATCCGCTTCTGCCAAAGAAGACCAGGAACAACATCAGCCCAAGAAGGAGATCGAGGACATCTTACAGAAAGTGGAGAGCAACATTCGGGAAATTGAACTTTTTTCCATGCAGCTTGGCCAGAAAGTGGAAAGCGGTCCccaaaaatattaa